From a region of the uncultured Draconibacterium sp. genome:
- a CDS encoding nucleotide sugar dehydrogenase has protein sequence MTNKEELLQRIADKELTVGVIGLGYIGLPLAVCFAAKQVRVLGYDTSSERVNKINSGDNYISDVDDNKLVSLVQQERFIATNDFATLGECNAIFICVPTPLDKFKKPEMSFIENACRQIGTHLQPGTFISLESSTYPTTTEEFVLPILEKESKLKEGEDFWLAYSPERVDPGNKAYSTLNTTKVLGAISSDGLEIGKAIYSIAVEELYPVSSPRIAEMVKILENTYRLVNISLINELALLAGKMDINIWEVIDAAATKPFGFQAFYPGPGVGGHCIPLDPFYLEHIARKFNFDLSMIHTAGHIDLLMAHRMTVKITSALNRQQKAVNGSKILFLGVAYKSDINDERESPALKIMEEVENKGGGVSYHDPYISSVTLGSGSQFESLEMAESVLAAADCVVITTNHKSFDADFIEKNSKLIVDLRNVIKEASDKVYKL, from the coding sequence ATGACTAATAAAGAAGAACTTTTACAAAGAATAGCCGACAAAGAACTTACAGTTGGAGTAATTGGCCTTGGCTATATTGGGCTTCCGCTGGCGGTTTGTTTTGCGGCAAAGCAGGTAAGAGTTTTGGGTTACGATACTTCTTCAGAAAGAGTTAATAAGATTAATTCGGGTGATAATTATATCTCAGATGTTGATGATAATAAGCTAGTTTCGCTTGTACAACAAGAAAGATTTATTGCAACAAATGATTTTGCGACCTTAGGCGAGTGTAATGCAATCTTTATTTGTGTTCCAACACCGCTTGATAAATTCAAAAAGCCTGAAATGTCATTTATTGAAAACGCCTGCAGGCAAATTGGAACGCATTTACAGCCCGGAACATTTATTAGTTTGGAAAGCTCAACTTACCCCACTACTACCGAGGAATTTGTTTTGCCTATTCTCGAAAAAGAATCGAAGTTAAAGGAAGGAGAAGATTTTTGGTTGGCTTATTCGCCCGAGCGCGTTGATCCGGGGAACAAGGCATATTCAACGCTGAATACGACAAAAGTTTTGGGCGCAATAAGCAGCGATGGACTGGAAATCGGGAAAGCCATTTACTCGATTGCTGTTGAAGAACTTTATCCCGTGAGTTCGCCACGTATTGCCGAAATGGTAAAAATTCTGGAGAACACCTATCGTTTGGTAAATATCAGCCTGATCAACGAATTGGCGTTATTGGCCGGAAAAATGGATATTAACATTTGGGAAGTGATTGATGCTGCAGCAACAAAACCATTCGGGTTTCAGGCCTTTTATCCGGGGCCGGGAGTAGGTGGGCATTGCATTCCGCTCGATCCTTTTTATCTGGAGCACATTGCCCGGAAATTTAATTTCGATTTGTCGATGATTCATACAGCAGGTCACATCGATTTGCTTATGGCACACCGAATGACCGTTAAAATAACATCGGCACTCAACCGTCAACAAAAAGCTGTTAACGGCAGCAAAATTCTGTTTTTGGGTGTGGCTTACAAATCGGATATCAATGACGAGCGCGAATCGCCAGCGTTAAAAATTATGGAGGAAGTAGAAAACAAAGGAGGAGGGGTGAGTTACCACGATCCTTATATTTCTTCGGTTACTTTAGGGAGTGGAAGTCAGTTTGAATCGCTTGAAATGGCTGAATCTGTTTTGGCAGCTGCTGACTGTGTGGTCATTACAACTAATCATAAATCATTCGATGCCGATTTTATTGAGAAGAATTCAAAATTGATCGTCGATCTGCGTAATGTGATAAAGGAAGCTTCAGATAAGGTTTATAAATTATAA
- a CDS encoding acyltransferase, whose product MNKEYFSHETAVVDEGAQIGSGTKIWHFSHVMNSAKIGKNCILGQNVFVGNRVILQNNVKVQNNVSVFEGVICEDDVFLGPSMVFTNVINPRSAIERKTEFKPTLVKKGTTIGANATIICGTTLGEYCMVGAGAVVTKDVKAFALVTGVPAKQTGWVSRSGEILGDDLICPKTEEKYWLETGELKLIEND is encoded by the coding sequence ATGAATAAAGAATATTTTTCGCACGAAACAGCGGTTGTTGATGAAGGAGCACAAATTGGTTCCGGAACAAAAATATGGCACTTTTCGCATGTGATGAATTCGGCAAAAATTGGAAAGAATTGTATTCTTGGGCAGAATGTTTTTGTCGGAAATCGGGTAATACTGCAAAACAATGTAAAAGTGCAGAACAATGTCTCTGTATTCGAAGGTGTTATATGCGAGGATGATGTTTTTCTTGGGCCTTCCATGGTGTTTACGAATGTTATCAATCCGCGCAGTGCTATTGAGCGAAAAACGGAATTTAAACCAACGTTGGTAAAAAAGGGCACGACAATAGGCGCCAATGCCACTATAATTTGCGGAACTACATTAGGTGAATATTGTATGGTTGGTGCAGGAGCAGTAGTCACAAAAGATGTAAAAGCTTTTGCCCTTGTAACCGGGGTGCCTGCCAAACAAACAGGGTGGGTAAGCCGAAGCGGAGAAATTCTTGGTGATGATTTAATTTGTCCCAAAACCGAAGAAAAGTATTGGCTTGAAACCGGAGAACTGAAACTTATCGAAAATGACTAA
- a CDS encoding DegT/DnrJ/EryC1/StrS family aminotransferase — MHTIHMTDIYGQYLTMKAEIDDAIQEVIKSTRFIKCGKVLDFEAKLAEYLNTNVITCGNGTDALQLAFMALDLKPGDEVITTPFSFVSTVEVLVLMGLKPVFVDVCPNTFNLDVTQIGKAITPKAKAILPVHLFGQCANMEAIINMAKKHELYVVEDACQALGTDYLFSDGTKKKAGTIGHIGGNSFFPSKNLGAFGDGGAVCASDKKLAQTIRSIANHGMKAKYEYERIGINSRLDSIQAAILEVKLKSIDKHIKARQAAACFYDMHLKDLSGVKIPVRAEFSTHTFHQYTIQAEGRDELKKYLDAKGIPSMVYYPKALHLQDAYKSLGYKLGDFPIAERLTQNVLSLPMHTELDTEQMEYIVEAIKSFSERS, encoded by the coding sequence ATGCACACCATCCACATGACGGACATTTACGGGCAATACCTCACCATGAAGGCGGAGATTGATGATGCCATTCAGGAAGTGATTAAATCCACCCGGTTTATTAAATGTGGAAAAGTGCTTGATTTTGAGGCGAAGTTGGCCGAATATCTCAATACCAATGTAATTACGTGTGGTAATGGTACCGATGCACTTCAGTTGGCATTTATGGCTTTGGATTTAAAACCGGGGGACGAGGTAATTACTACTCCTTTTTCGTTTGTGTCAACCGTTGAAGTTCTGGTGTTGATGGGGCTAAAACCTGTTTTTGTTGACGTTTGTCCTAATACCTTTAATCTGGATGTTACACAAATAGGGAAGGCTATTACGCCAAAAGCGAAAGCAATTCTACCGGTGCATCTATTTGGGCAATGTGCCAATATGGAAGCAATTATTAACATGGCAAAAAAGCATGAATTGTACGTGGTTGAGGATGCATGCCAGGCATTGGGAACAGATTATCTTTTTAGCGACGGTACAAAAAAGAAAGCTGGAACAATCGGGCATATCGGTGGCAATTCATTCTTTCCATCAAAAAACTTAGGCGCTTTTGGCGATGGTGGTGCAGTCTGTGCGAGCGATAAAAAACTGGCCCAAACGATTCGTTCAATTGCCAATCATGGCATGAAAGCCAAATACGAATATGAAAGAATTGGAATTAATTCGAGGCTCGATAGTATCCAGGCTGCCATTCTTGAGGTGAAGTTGAAGTCTATTGATAAGCATATAAAAGCAAGACAAGCGGCGGCTTGCTTTTATGATATGCATTTGAAAGATTTAAGTGGTGTTAAAATACCGGTGAGGGCTGAGTTTAGTACGCATACTTTTCATCAATACACTATTCAGGCTGAAGGTAGGGATGAGTTAAAAAAGTATTTGGATGCAAAAGGAATTCCATCGATGGTTTATTATCCAAAAGCACTGCATTTACAGGATGCTTATAAAAGTTTGGGGTATAAACTCGGAGACTTTCCAATTGCAGAACGACTTACACAAAATGTTTTGTCGTTGCCAATGCATACTGAGCTGGATACCGAACAGATGGAGTATATTGTTGAGGCAATTAAGAGTTTTTCGGAAAGGAGCTAA
- a CDS encoding DNA-3-methyladenine glycosylase, giving the protein MRTDSSRIPNSFFLREVTKVAPELLGKILVRRFEDGTIQKFVITETEAYRGGEDKACHANKGLTSRTKVMFEEGGLVYVYLIYGMYWMLNFVTGDSGDSSAVLIRGVKGISGPGRVGRALQLDKSFYGENLATSEKIWVENTGENPKFITAPRVGIDYAGEPWISKPWRYIVK; this is encoded by the coding sequence ATGAGAACAGATTCCAGTCGTATACCAAATTCTTTCTTCCTTCGCGAGGTAACCAAGGTGGCCCCCGAGTTACTTGGAAAAATACTGGTACGACGTTTTGAAGACGGTACAATACAAAAGTTCGTGATTACTGAAACCGAAGCCTATCGCGGAGGCGAAGACAAGGCCTGTCATGCCAATAAAGGTTTAACGTCCCGCACCAAAGTAATGTTCGAAGAAGGAGGTCTGGTATATGTTTACCTTATTTACGGAATGTACTGGATGCTTAATTTTGTCACAGGAGATTCAGGAGATTCTTCTGCGGTTTTAATTCGCGGCGTGAAAGGTATTTCCGGGCCGGGACGAGTGGGCCGGGCACTTCAACTCGATAAGAGTTTTTATGGTGAAAACCTTGCTACATCTGAAAAAATATGGGTTGAAAACACAGGAGAAAACCCCAAATTTATAACCGCACCGCGTGTTGGAATTGATTATGCTGGCGAACCCTGGATTAGCAAACCGTGGCGGTATATTGTAAAGTAA
- a CDS encoding methyltransferase domain-containing protein: protein MHTQKGYNYNGIPPGYYDKVYRKQKGIQSKWHNLKFEKIINILEQEVEWETLLDIACGPGTLIAQLPEEKFCTGIDISSQQINYAKTHNKKNEKHNFIVSSALEICQEDNSFDVITAIEFIEHLPGEDITIFLKEVYRCLKPGGVLILTTPNYASTWPILEWILNRISKLNYEDQHLSKFTEKILFNTLTKNYFPESKIIKYLFTSPFLAPFGWDFAGKVFVLENKLNTGNLLLTVVKKQ from the coding sequence ATGCACACCCAAAAAGGATATAATTATAATGGAATTCCTCCTGGATATTACGACAAAGTATATAGGAAGCAAAAGGGGATCCAATCTAAATGGCACAATCTTAAATTTGAAAAAATAATCAATATTCTTGAGCAAGAAGTTGAGTGGGAAACTCTTTTAGATATTGCCTGTGGACCTGGAACTTTAATTGCTCAGCTACCAGAAGAAAAATTCTGCACAGGTATAGACATATCAAGTCAACAAATAAATTATGCAAAAACACACAACAAAAAAAATGAAAAGCATAATTTCATCGTGTCCTCAGCTCTTGAGATTTGCCAGGAAGATAATTCTTTTGATGTAATTACTGCAATTGAATTTATAGAACATTTACCTGGTGAGGATATAACAATTTTTTTAAAAGAGGTATACAGATGCTTAAAGCCGGGAGGTGTTTTAATACTAACAACACCAAACTATGCATCAACATGGCCTATTTTGGAGTGGATTTTAAACAGAATTTCTAAGTTAAATTACGAGGATCAACACCTGTCAAAGTTTACTGAGAAAATTCTTTTTAATACGCTAACTAAAAACTATTTCCCAGAATCCAAAATTATTAAATATCTCTTTACATCTCCATTTCTGGCTCCTTTTGGTTGGGATTTTGCTGGTAAAGTATTTGTTCTTGAGAATAAGTTAAATACCGGAAATTTATTACTTACAGTCGTAAAAAAACAATAA
- a CDS encoding YfhO family protein, producing MNKKVIRYILPVLLLFITSAIYFTPVFEGKVVQQSDIIHNKGMSKSMSDFRAASGEEPLWADSMFGGMPGYLIATVYKGNLAKNIVGPILKIPRPVSYHLLFLSLFYLMCILLGVNPWLSLAGALAYGFTSFFFVVFEAGHNTKALTITYISLLVAGIILVYKNKRLAGALLSTLALSLMIAANHLQMTYYAGIMVIIIAIVYFIYAVREKTIVPFLKNSAVLAAATLLAIGMNISTLWPTYEYSKETIRGKSELTSDLHKKSDGLDRDYILDYSYDVGEALTAFIPRLKGGSMSEPLGEKSQVYDLLARGQNKQNALRIANNLPLYWGSQPIAGGPFYFGAVLCFLFVFGLFIVQGKDKWWIVATVVVSFALSLGKYFPSLSNLMIDYFPLYNKFRDVKNIIVIQQFAMAFMGVLAISKVYKREVSAKIFNKALLYSFAIAGGLALVFAIIPGLAGDFTAASDARLLQAGWPEQLLDALQADRKMVLRTDAFRTFIFVALAAAVLWAFWKKKLKAEYALALWIVLIMADMWPTNKRYLNNDSFVAKRQMNNPYTLSKADEMILMDDALSYRVLNLTVNPFTDASTSYFHKSIGGYHAAKLKRYQELIDYDISPEIQNISRMLNNGLAPDQVSNLFDSTPALKMLNTKYLIINPNGAPVKDPAPLGNAWFVNNYEVVENADAEIDAISEINPADQVVIDQRFEQYVSGKTYQKNGSIELQVSDPNYLKYAFNSNSEQLTVFSEVYYDKGWNAYIDGKEAPYFRVNYVLRAMSVPAGEHSIEFKFEPQSYFLGTKISYTSSIVFILLVLAYLGITIKNNGGLLPKPQKHAEKT from the coding sequence ATGAATAAAAAAGTAATTCGTTACATTCTTCCAGTACTATTGTTGTTTATCACGTCGGCTATTTATTTCACCCCCGTGTTCGAGGGAAAAGTTGTACAACAATCCGACATCATTCACAATAAAGGCATGTCAAAATCGATGTCCGATTTCAGAGCAGCCAGTGGTGAGGAGCCACTTTGGGCTGATTCGATGTTTGGAGGAATGCCGGGCTATTTAATTGCAACTGTTTACAAAGGTAATCTGGCCAAAAATATTGTTGGCCCGATATTAAAAATCCCCCGCCCTGTAAGTTATCACCTTCTCTTTTTAAGCCTGTTCTATTTAATGTGTATTCTTTTGGGAGTAAACCCCTGGCTCAGTCTGGCAGGAGCGCTGGCCTATGGTTTTACCTCTTTCTTTTTTGTGGTATTTGAAGCCGGCCATAATACCAAAGCTTTAACCATTACATATATCTCCTTATTGGTAGCCGGTATTATTCTGGTTTATAAAAACAAACGTTTAGCCGGGGCATTGTTAAGCACGCTGGCCCTGTCGTTGATGATTGCTGCCAACCATCTGCAAATGACCTATTATGCCGGCATAATGGTAATAATAATCGCCATCGTATATTTCATTTACGCGGTACGCGAAAAAACGATTGTCCCCTTTCTAAAAAATTCAGCAGTACTGGCTGCAGCGACACTATTGGCCATTGGCATGAATATTTCGACACTATGGCCTACTTATGAATACAGCAAAGAAACCATCCGTGGAAAATCGGAACTCACCAGCGATCTGCATAAAAAATCGGATGGCCTCGACAGAGATTATATTTTAGATTACAGCTACGATGTGGGCGAAGCTTTAACAGCTTTTATCCCCCGCCTTAAAGGTGGCAGCATGTCGGAACCTTTGGGAGAGAAATCGCAGGTTTATGATTTACTCGCCCGCGGACAAAACAAACAAAATGCCTTACGTATTGCCAATAACCTTCCTTTATATTGGGGGAGTCAACCCATCGCAGGCGGACCGTTCTATTTTGGAGCTGTTCTTTGTTTTTTATTTGTATTTGGATTATTCATCGTGCAGGGAAAAGACAAATGGTGGATCGTAGCAACGGTTGTGGTTTCATTTGCGCTTTCGCTGGGGAAATATTTCCCTTCGCTGTCGAACCTGATGATCGACTACTTCCCGCTTTACAACAAGTTCCGCGATGTAAAAAACATTATCGTTATACAGCAATTTGCCATGGCTTTTATGGGGGTACTGGCTATATCAAAGGTTTATAAACGTGAAGTTTCAGCCAAAATTTTTAATAAAGCACTGCTGTATTCCTTTGCAATTGCCGGTGGTTTAGCCCTTGTGTTTGCAATTATACCCGGGCTGGCAGGTGATTTCACAGCTGCTTCCGATGCCCGTCTCCTGCAAGCCGGATGGCCGGAGCAACTTTTAGATGCCCTGCAAGCCGACCGGAAAATGGTGCTGCGCACCGACGCTTTCCGAACCTTTATTTTTGTGGCACTGGCAGCAGCTGTTTTATGGGCTTTCTGGAAAAAGAAATTAAAGGCAGAATATGCACTGGCATTATGGATTGTTTTAATAATGGCAGATATGTGGCCTACCAACAAACGCTACCTGAATAACGACAGTTTTGTGGCCAAACGGCAAATGAATAATCCATATACCCTTTCGAAGGCTGATGAAATGATTCTTATGGATGACGCCCTTTCTTATCGGGTGCTGAACCTGACCGTGAACCCATTTACCGATGCATCAACCTCCTACTTCCACAAATCAATTGGCGGATACCATGCTGCAAAACTGAAGCGTTACCAGGAATTAATTGATTACGACATCTCACCAGAGATTCAGAATATAAGCAGAATGCTGAACAATGGCCTGGCTCCCGATCAAGTCAGCAATCTGTTTGATAGTACTCCTGCCCTAAAAATGCTGAACACCAAATACCTGATAATAAATCCGAACGGAGCGCCGGTAAAAGATCCGGCACCATTGGGCAACGCCTGGTTTGTTAACAACTATGAGGTGGTTGAAAACGCCGATGCTGAAATTGATGCAATAAGCGAAATCAATCCTGCGGATCAGGTTGTAATCGATCAACGATTTGAACAATATGTTTCGGGCAAAACCTATCAGAAAAACGGAAGCATTGAGTTGCAGGTTAGTGATCCGAATTACCTGAAATATGCCTTTAACTCCAACTCCGAGCAACTAACCGTATTCTCAGAGGTGTATTACGACAAAGGATGGAATGCGTACATCGATGGTAAAGAAGCTCCCTACTTCAGGGTTAATTATGTATTGAGGGCCATGTCGGTTCCGGCAGGTGAGCACTCCATTGAGTTTAAGTTCGAGCCTCAATCCTACTTTTTAGGAACTAAAATATCGTATACCAGTTCAATTGTTTTTATACTCCTGGTTCTCGCCTATCTGGGAATAACAATAAAAAATAACGGAGGGCTGTTACCCAAACCTCAAAAACATGCAGAAAAGACATAG
- a CDS encoding Gfo/Idh/MocA family oxidoreductase — MKRFALIGAAGFVAERHIRAIKETGNELVCAMDIFDVMGRMDSYFPEAEFLTSEEELVQFLKQAKAKGEPIDHLSICSPNYLHIKHIELALKNGCDVICEKPLVIDSVDLGKIKEWEAESGKKVNTVLQLRYHPTILKLKEEIEQSTEDFFDVDLKYITSRGKWYFKSWKGDAEKSGGIAANIGIHFFDMLTWIFGKVEKNKVSHYEATKASGELILGKAKVNWFLSLDADDLPEVSTKGGKRTYRSIKINGKEIEFSEGFTDLHTVTYQQILAGFGFGVEDARESICLMGC, encoded by the coding sequence ATGAAAAGATTTGCATTAATAGGAGCGGCAGGATTTGTAGCCGAACGACATATAAGGGCGATTAAAGAAACCGGTAATGAGCTGGTTTGTGCCATGGATATCTTTGATGTAATGGGGCGAATGGACAGCTATTTCCCCGAAGCCGAATTTTTAACTTCGGAGGAAGAACTTGTGCAGTTTCTTAAGCAGGCAAAAGCAAAAGGAGAACCGATAGATCACCTAAGCATCTGCTCACCCAACTATCTTCATATAAAGCATATTGAACTGGCCCTTAAAAATGGATGTGATGTGATTTGTGAAAAACCATTGGTAATTGATTCCGTAGATCTGGGAAAAATTAAAGAATGGGAAGCTGAATCAGGGAAAAAAGTAAATACCGTATTACAACTGCGTTATCATCCAACCATCCTGAAATTGAAAGAGGAAATTGAACAATCGACCGAAGACTTTTTTGATGTCGATCTGAAATATATCACATCGCGGGGTAAGTGGTATTTTAAAAGCTGGAAAGGAGATGCAGAAAAATCAGGTGGAATTGCTGCCAATATTGGTATTCATTTTTTCGATATGCTTACTTGGATTTTTGGGAAAGTGGAGAAAAATAAGGTTTCGCATTATGAAGCAACAAAAGCATCGGGTGAGCTAATTCTGGGAAAAGCAAAAGTCAACTGGTTTTTAAGTCTTGATGCCGATGATCTGCCGGAAGTTTCAACAAAGGGGGGTAAACGAACTTATCGTTCAATAAAAATCAATGGTAAAGAAATTGAATTTAGCGAAGGGTTTACTGATTTGCATACTGTAACATATCAGCAGATTCTTGCTGGCTTTGGTTTTGGTGTTGAGGATGCGCGGGAGAGTATTTGTTTGATGGGGTGCTAG